In Methylovirgula sp., a single genomic region encodes these proteins:
- a CDS encoding alpha/beta fold hydrolase, whose amino-acid sequence MSDSDAFQVASAIVYRSSRRPDGLSSDFDEKLGTSLVFYTLRALDGGEIAAALWQPLDKPVSETILIIMIHGSGGSFRRPPESALGGALAELGYASLAIDTRQHDGNINTDNFFDTVRDIQAAVYTARALGYRSIVLQGHSLGNIQVQYYAASNWDSDIKGVILLAAFGNLPWKTRTILVQDETRFRALIDAAIAAKRDGDISTPLPVAMRYFSGQDSSVTARHFLTYRWDKSSVADGTYWIKRVPYPILLVRDSADALILPFEPQMLLDAANAEGSLVASIELATLPNKSKTSLEAHYFAHTIPALANTIANWIAGALAT is encoded by the coding sequence GTGAGCGATAGTGATGCTTTCCAGGTGGCGAGCGCGATCGTCTACCGCTCGTCGCGACGTCCCGACGGATTGTCGAGCGATTTTGATGAGAAACTCGGGACTTCGCTGGTTTTCTATACCCTGCGGGCATTGGACGGAGGTGAGATCGCGGCCGCGTTGTGGCAACCACTCGATAAGCCGGTGTCGGAGACGATACTCATAATAATGATTCACGGAAGCGGTGGTAGTTTTCGGCGGCCACCCGAGAGCGCCCTTGGCGGGGCGCTCGCCGAACTCGGTTATGCGTCGCTCGCTATCGACACACGCCAGCACGACGGGAATATCAATACTGATAATTTCTTCGACACAGTTCGCGATATCCAAGCTGCGGTCTATACCGCGCGTGCACTCGGATATCGCTCAATCGTGCTCCAAGGGCACAGTCTTGGAAATATCCAGGTTCAATATTATGCGGCCTCGAATTGGGACTCGGACATCAAGGGAGTCATTCTCCTCGCCGCCTTCGGGAATCTTCCCTGGAAAACCAGAACAATTTTGGTGCAGGATGAGACCCGCTTTCGAGCTCTAATTGATGCGGCAATCGCCGCCAAGCGTGATGGGGATATCTCAACGCCATTGCCAGTGGCGATGCGTTATTTTTCGGGCCAGGATTCATCTGTCACCGCGCGCCATTTTCTGACGTATCGATGGGACAAGAGCAGCGTTGCTGACGGGACATACTGGATCAAGCGGGTTCCTTATCCCATCTTGCTCGTGCGCGACTCGGCCGATGCCCTTATCTTACCGTTTGAGCCACAAATGCTTCTCGATGCGGCGAATGCTGAAGGCTCGCTCGTCGCGAGCATCGAACTGGCGACCCTGCCGAATAAGTCCAAAACTTCGTTGGAGGCCCACTATTTTGCACACACGATTCCCGCGCTAGCTAATACAATCGCAAATTGGATTGCGGGGGCTTTGGCAACCTGA
- a CDS encoding carbon-nitrogen hydrolase family protein, protein MSRSNLVVKVAAVQANPVFLNRTATTEKACRLIGEAGGNGAEFIVFPEGFIPAHPNWFHHHAATGPIATQFSVELFENAVEIPGTEIDALCDAARDAGAYVVMGVCERLVGTLGTMFNSQVFIGPDGSLLGKHQKFMPTVGERIVHTGGHGDTFGTFPTRFGNASALVCGENTNPLAIFGLTAENTRIHGMSWPAYFALTAGPMRNYVLTNSQAFAMMSGAFVVSACSIVDEALIELQQVCAADADVLRSPHFSGGSVIVAPNGKMLAGPIGDKEDILYGECDFGIIVRTKLRQDFSGHYNRPDIFQLHVNRSPPRARTDLRDPSKLISGESNLPRPFASSTESPDLRECVTDRN, encoded by the coding sequence ATGTCAAGATCGAATCTGGTCGTTAAGGTTGCAGCGGTTCAAGCCAATCCCGTGTTTCTTAATCGGACCGCGACCACCGAAAAGGCATGCAGACTGATAGGTGAAGCCGGCGGGAACGGTGCTGAGTTCATCGTTTTCCCCGAGGGATTCATCCCAGCCCATCCGAACTGGTTCCATCATCACGCAGCGACTGGACCTATCGCGACCCAATTCTCCGTTGAGCTCTTCGAGAATGCGGTCGAGATTCCGGGCACCGAAATTGATGCTCTTTGTGACGCCGCGCGAGACGCCGGTGCGTACGTGGTTATGGGAGTCTGCGAAAGGCTGGTAGGCACACTCGGGACGATGTTTAACTCTCAAGTGTTTATCGGCCCGGACGGGTCGCTCTTGGGCAAGCACCAGAAATTCATGCCTACGGTCGGCGAGCGGATTGTCCACACCGGGGGCCATGGGGATACATTTGGTACATTCCCGACACGCTTCGGGAACGCCAGCGCGTTGGTATGTGGCGAGAACACCAATCCGTTGGCAATCTTTGGGTTGACAGCCGAAAATACGCGCATCCACGGAATGAGCTGGCCAGCCTATTTCGCGCTCACGGCGGGGCCTATGCGCAATTATGTTCTGACTAATTCACAGGCCTTCGCGATGATGAGCGGCGCTTTTGTGGTGTCGGCCTGCTCGATCGTCGATGAGGCGTTGATAGAGCTCCAGCAAGTCTGCGCCGCAGATGCCGATGTTCTCCGCAGTCCTCATTTTTCTGGCGGAAGTGTGATTGTCGCTCCCAACGGAAAAATGCTCGCCGGTCCGATAGGCGACAAGGAAGACATTCTTTATGGCGAATGTGATTTCGGCATTATAGTCCGCACAAAGCTTCGTCAGGATTTCTCCGGCCATTACAACCGCCCCGACATATTTCAGCTTCACGTAAATCGATCCCCTCCTCGTGCTCGTACCGATTTGCGCGACCCTTCGAAATTAATATCTGGCGAGAGCAACCTGCCACGCCCATTCGCCAGCAGCACAGAGTCCCCCGATCTGAGAGAGTGTGTGACAGATCGCAATTGA
- a CDS encoding alpha/beta fold hydrolase codes for MPRSGPGDVDGYPSSKCHREDFSMPTMEQHRIRDQHARSLRAGSGELMLFLHGSAGLPTWGPFFAALAEKFALRVPEHPGFGPSVAPKWIRGIDDMAMYYLDVMDELDLRGVHLVGHSLGGWIAAEMAIRNCHRLASLTLIAPAGVRLKGVPSGDNFIWGPEESVRNLFHDQSFAERILAHTPTEEEADLILNNRFMSARLGWEPRWVNPALTRWLHRIRIPTLILWGDSDKIFPNAYASAWTENISDSRVELISACGHLPHIEKAADTASRIIAFAGRK; via the coding sequence ATGCCGCGCTCAGGTCCGGGCGATGTTGATGGTTATCCATCCTCCAAGTGCCACAGAGAGGATTTTAGTATGCCCACCATGGAGCAGCATCGCATCCGTGATCAGCACGCACGTTCTCTCCGCGCAGGCAGCGGCGAGCTTATGCTGTTTTTACATGGTTCGGCCGGTCTCCCGACGTGGGGCCCGTTCTTCGCCGCACTCGCTGAAAAGTTTGCGCTTCGCGTGCCTGAACACCCGGGGTTCGGCCCCTCAGTGGCGCCAAAGTGGATTCGCGGTATCGATGATATGGCGATGTATTACCTCGACGTTATGGACGAGCTCGATCTTCGCGGGGTCCATTTGGTGGGACATTCCCTGGGCGGCTGGATCGCGGCCGAGATGGCAATTCGCAACTGCCACCGACTCGCCTCTTTGACTCTGATCGCGCCAGCCGGCGTGCGATTAAAGGGTGTACCCTCCGGCGATAATTTCATTTGGGGCCCGGAGGAGTCCGTTCGGAATCTTTTCCATGATCAGAGCTTCGCTGAGCGTATTTTAGCCCACACACCGACCGAGGAAGAAGCCGATCTTATCTTGAACAATCGGTTCATGTCCGCGCGATTGGGCTGGGAGCCCCGTTGGGTAAATCCCGCGCTTACGCGTTGGCTGCATCGCATCCGCATACCGACGCTAATTCTATGGGGAGATAGCGACAAGATTTTTCCAAATGCCTACGCCTCCGCGTGGACCGAAAATATCTCTGATAGCCGCGTCGAATTGATCAGCGCATGTGGTCACCTACCCCATATCGAAAAGGCGGCTGATACCGCCTCGCGCATCATCGCCTTTGCCGGAAGGAAATGA
- a CDS encoding IS91 family transposase, with translation MQTSALEVADIFRAAGASYRAAQAGHLNLAQLKVMSAIETCRTAALGGHVEGCDDCGHLRIAYNSCRNRHCPKCQGAAARAWLAEREADLLPVGYFHVVFTLPAEVGDIAWQNKAIVYDLLFKTASETMMSIAADPKHLGARIGITAVLHTWGSAMTHHPHVHMIVPGGGISPDGERWIGSRPAFLLPVRVLSKLFRRLFLTRLLSLHAAGRLVFFGKLKSLDDRRAFVRHVAPLRRKKWHVYAKAPFAGPEAVLAYLSRYTHRVAISNRRLIAFGKDGVTFRYQDYRRRGSERQQVMTLHPHEFMRRFLLHVLPRGFHRIRHYGLFASGTRMASIAHIRELLAAAPPEEAPKSADLPDPLPPCPCCGGHMRIIETFGRWSQPRAPPQAFTATGTAPS, from the coding sequence GTGCAGACCTCCGCGCTGGAGGTCGCCGATATCTTCCGAGCCGCAGGAGCAAGCTACCGTGCCGCGCAGGCAGGGCATCTGAACCTCGCGCAATTGAAGGTCATGTCGGCGATCGAGACCTGCCGGACCGCAGCACTCGGCGGCCACGTCGAGGGTTGCGACGACTGCGGTCATCTTCGTATTGCCTATAATAGTTGCCGCAACCGGCATTGCCCAAAGTGCCAGGGCGCGGCGGCGCGCGCATGGCTTGCCGAACGCGAGGCCGATCTGCTGCCGGTCGGCTATTTCCACGTCGTCTTCACACTGCCCGCCGAGGTCGGCGACATCGCCTGGCAGAACAAGGCGATCGTTTACGACCTGCTGTTCAAGACGGCGTCGGAGACGATGATGTCGATCGCCGCCGATCCAAAACACCTCGGCGCCCGGATCGGTATCACGGCGGTGTTGCACACGTGGGGATCAGCAATGACGCATCATCCACATGTGCACATGATCGTGCCGGGCGGCGGAATCTCGCCAGATGGCGAGCGCTGGATCGGGTCACGCCCTGCATTCCTTTTGCCGGTCCGAGTCCTTTCGAAGCTCTTCCGCCGACTGTTCCTCACACGGCTCCTCAGCCTGCATGCCGCAGGCAGGCTCGTCTTCTTCGGCAAGTTAAAAAGCCTTGATGACAGGCGCGCATTCGTTCGGCATGTCGCGCCACTTAGACGCAAGAAGTGGCACGTCTATGCCAAGGCCCCCTTTGCCGGGCCCGAGGCGGTACTCGCCTATCTCTCCCGCTACACGCATCGGGTCGCGATCTCGAACCGGCGGCTGATCGCCTTCGGCAAGGATGGCGTCACGTTCCGGTATCAGGATTACCGCCGCCGCGGGTCCGAGCGCCAGCAGGTCATGACGCTCCATCCACACGAGTTCATGCGCCGCTTCCTGCTGCATGTGCTGCCACGCGGCTTTCATCGCATTCGCCATTATGGCCTGTTTGCCAGCGGCACACGCATGGCCAGCATAGCTCACATCCGCGAACTCCTGGCCGCTGCACCTCCAGAAGAAGCTCCCAAATCGGCGGATTTGCCCGATCCGCTCCCGCCATGTCCCTGCTGCGGTGGCCACATGCGCATCATCGAGACATTCGGGCGCTGGAGCCAACCGCGTGCGCCGCCGCAAGCGTTCACAGCAACCGGGACGGCACCGTCGTGA
- a CDS encoding LLM class flavin-dependent oxidoreductase, which yields MRFVCFTLMPYRPLDMTERRKYRSAWVVLPNELYDPEKGADEYTSYIDHLVSAEDLGFDAIAVNEHHQTAYGLMPAPNIIASALIQRTKRVMVAVLGRALPLVNNPLAIAEEFAMLDNLSRGRVIAGFVRGIGTEYHVTGLNPAFSHERFHEAHDLIVQAWTRPGPFEFESENYNYRYVNLWPRPYQQPHPPIWIPSQGSAETIDWAADPSRKYPFLVTFCAQELVARYLNTYRERAQAFGYEASGDQLGWAVPIYVADTDARAREEAKAPIESLFNEYLNNPWEMLLPPGYTSIESAKRLMKARAALGTRPKHQSVDALIESGTALIGRPKTVLDQIEKMRDLTGFNNLVSMLQFGIMSDELAKRNMEMFASEVMPRLRG from the coding sequence ATGCGCTTTGTCTGTTTTACTTTGATGCCATATCGCCCTCTGGACATGACCGAGCGACGCAAATATCGTTCTGCATGGGTCGTGCTTCCCAACGAACTTTATGACCCCGAAAAGGGCGCTGACGAATACACGTCATATATTGATCATCTTGTATCGGCTGAAGATCTGGGCTTCGATGCCATTGCGGTGAACGAGCACCATCAGACCGCCTACGGCCTCATGCCGGCGCCGAACATCATCGCCAGCGCCCTCATTCAACGTACTAAACGTGTGATGGTCGCAGTGCTTGGGCGCGCGTTGCCTCTGGTCAACAATCCGCTCGCCATCGCCGAAGAATTTGCAATGCTCGACAATTTGTCGAGGGGCCGCGTGATCGCTGGCTTTGTGCGAGGGATTGGCACCGAATACCATGTAACAGGATTAAACCCGGCCTTTTCCCATGAACGCTTTCACGAAGCACACGACCTGATCGTTCAAGCGTGGACGCGTCCGGGTCCATTTGAATTCGAAAGCGAGAACTATAATTATCGCTATGTGAACTTGTGGCCACGTCCCTATCAACAGCCGCACCCGCCGATTTGGATACCCTCGCAGGGGTCTGCCGAAACAATTGATTGGGCCGCCGATCCGTCTCGCAAGTACCCGTTCCTTGTCACTTTCTGCGCGCAAGAGTTGGTAGCGCGCTATCTTAATACTTATCGCGAGAGGGCGCAGGCATTTGGTTATGAGGCCAGCGGAGATCAGCTTGGCTGGGCCGTTCCGATCTATGTCGCGGACACAGATGCGCGGGCGCGAGAAGAAGCCAAGGCGCCGATCGAGTCTCTATTCAACGAATACCTGAATAATCCATGGGAGATGCTGCTACCGCCGGGTTATACCTCTATCGAATCGGCCAAGCGGCTGATGAAGGCGCGCGCGGCACTTGGCACTCGACCCAAGCATCAGAGTGTCGATGCTCTCATTGAATCGGGTACAGCTCTGATAGGTCGCCCGAAGACTGTGTTGGATCAGATCGAGAAAATGCGGGATCTGACCGGATTTAATAACCTGGTTTCGATGTTACAATTCGGGATCATGTCCGACGAACTCGCCAAGCGAAACATGGAAATGTTTGCCAGCGAGGTAATGCCGCGGCTTCGTGGGTAA
- a CDS encoding IS110 family transposase → MQVTADHAEAHIAIRTDLGAIFVSLELSRSKWLVTSISPGTGEKMSKFNVDAGDIPALLARFGDLQRKAEARTRQGFRIISIQEAGLDGFRIHRILEREGVESYIVDPASIATSRRRRRAKTDRIDGEALVRALLAYKRGEPRVCAMLRVPTPEDEDRRRAVRERKALLNERIRHVNRIKGLLFNQGISRYEPLNRDRRERLETLVTGDGRRLPTALKSQISRELDRLELLIKQIGEVEETRNAMLATAEKSASEPALLLKLKGIGPEFAAVLWSEGLSRHFDNRRQVAAYAGLAPTPWQSGQISHEQGVSKSGNPRLRATLVQLAWLWVRHQPTSALTAWFKARVAQNGGRQKKSAIVALARKLLVALWKYVNAGIVIEGAVARP, encoded by the coding sequence ATGCAAGTTACTGCCGATCATGCCGAAGCTCATATCGCTATCCGAACTGATCTTGGCGCGATCTTCGTCTCCCTGGAGCTCTCACGTTCAAAGTGGCTGGTCACATCTATATCGCCGGGTACCGGCGAGAAGATGTCGAAGTTCAACGTTGACGCCGGCGACATCCCAGCCTTGCTGGCGCGATTTGGGGATCTCCAGCGTAAGGCCGAAGCTCGCACCCGACAGGGCTTCCGCATCATATCGATCCAGGAGGCTGGCCTGGATGGTTTCCGGATACACCGGATTCTCGAGCGCGAAGGCGTTGAGAGCTATATCGTCGACCCTGCATCCATTGCGACGTCGCGCCGGCGGCGGCGGGCAAAGACCGACAGGATTGATGGCGAGGCACTCGTTCGGGCCTTGCTAGCCTATAAGCGCGGTGAGCCGCGAGTTTGCGCCATGCTTCGGGTGCCTACTCCGGAGGACGAAGATCGCCGCCGCGCGGTGCGGGAGCGCAAAGCGCTGCTCAACGAGAGAATAAGGCATGTCAATCGGATTAAGGGTTTACTCTTCAACCAAGGGATATCCAGATACGAGCCCTTGAACCGAGATCGGCGTGAGCGCCTCGAGACGCTCGTGACCGGAGATGGGCGCCGATTGCCGACGGCGCTGAAATCGCAGATCAGCCGTGAACTCGACCGTCTCGAGCTGCTGATCAAGCAAATCGGAGAGGTCGAAGAGACACGCAACGCCATGCTGGCTACGGCCGAAAAATCAGCGTCGGAACCGGCGCTGTTACTCAAGCTCAAGGGCATTGGTCCCGAGTTTGCCGCGGTCCTTTGGTCCGAAGGTCTATCAAGGCACTTCGACAACCGAAGGCAGGTGGCTGCTTACGCAGGTCTTGCGCCGACGCCGTGGCAAAGTGGTCAAATCAGCCACGAACAGGGTGTATCCAAGTCGGGCAATCCTAGGCTGCGCGCGACGCTTGTTCAGCTCGCATGGCTATGGGTACGTCATCAGCCAACTTCCGCGCTCACCGCATGGTTCAAGGCGCGAGTGGCGCAAAATGGCGGTCGTCAGAAGAAATCCGCGATCGTCGCGCTTGCGCGCAAACTTCTCGTGGCACTCTGGAAGTACGTCAACGCCGGAATCGTCATCGAAGGTGCCGTTGCGAGACCCTGA
- a CDS encoding MFS transporter, with amino-acid sequence MPASSTAIQSDENASVADLRRVQDAQKTGVSPWRWVVAGVLLLAIVTGFFDRISVAVLFTDKSFNATLGTAFKPAVLGLLMSAFLLAYALSAIFLSFIGDLLGPRRSLGAAAVFWGVIMMMMGACSSYGVMLFYRIVLGLSEGPQFSFVSKTVQRWFPAHERSRATAIWMVGSPLGSAIGFPLTIWLVTNFGWRASFYVFGLINIFLIAPLIFGALRDRAPEGRDAPDAGTSRIQFADVRALLVDSKVWMISIYCMGLMTYIWGLNSWLPTYLERSRHINLHQMGIYSSLPFILMFFGELVSGVVSDRTGKRALISVLGLFFAGVLLFVATQVHQPQLAAIIIALSAASSGFGIPSEISLAMRILPPSATSTGIGIINGIGNLVGAFAPAVIGWIAGATGSLQSGLLVVVVMSMIGSLALIPMVRSH; translated from the coding sequence GTGCCCGCATCATCAACCGCCATCCAAAGTGACGAGAATGCTTCCGTCGCTGATTTGAGAAGGGTGCAAGACGCCCAAAAGACGGGCGTCTCACCCTGGCGCTGGGTCGTCGCCGGTGTATTGCTTTTAGCCATCGTCACGGGCTTCTTTGACCGAATCAGTGTTGCCGTCCTTTTCACCGATAAAAGCTTCAATGCGACGCTGGGCACGGCGTTCAAACCGGCCGTTCTCGGGCTCCTAATGTCCGCGTTTCTCCTCGCCTACGCCCTTTCGGCGATTTTTCTCAGCTTTATCGGCGACCTGCTGGGGCCTCGCCGTTCCCTGGGCGCTGCCGCAGTGTTCTGGGGCGTCATCATGATGATGATGGGTGCCTGCAGCTCATACGGCGTTATGTTGTTCTATCGCATTGTGCTGGGGCTGAGTGAGGGGCCACAATTCTCCTTCGTTTCGAAGACGGTCCAGCGTTGGTTCCCTGCCCACGAGCGGAGCAGGGCCACAGCAATCTGGATGGTCGGGAGTCCGCTCGGCTCGGCGATCGGCTTCCCCTTAACGATTTGGCTTGTGACGAACTTTGGCTGGCGCGCTTCGTTCTATGTCTTTGGCCTAATCAATATCTTCCTGATCGCGCCCCTGATTTTTGGCGCTCTTCGTGACAGGGCTCCGGAGGGACGGGATGCGCCCGATGCAGGAACGTCAAGGATACAATTTGCTGATGTCCGGGCGCTGCTCGTGGACTCCAAAGTTTGGATGATTTCGATTTATTGCATGGGGCTCATGACGTACATCTGGGGGCTAAACAGTTGGCTGCCGACGTATCTTGAGCGCTCGCGCCATATTAACCTTCATCAGATGGGCATCTATTCCTCCCTGCCGTTCATATTGATGTTTTTTGGGGAATTGGTGTCGGGCGTCGTCTCCGATCGGACAGGCAAACGTGCCCTCATCAGCGTCTTGGGGCTATTCTTTGCGGGTGTCTTGTTGTTTGTCGCAACCCAAGTACATCAGCCTCAACTTGCAGCAATTATCATTGCCCTCAGCGCCGCCTCGTCGGGTTTCGGGATACCGTCAGAAATTTCCCTCGCCATGAGGATTTTGCCCCCGTCAGCGACCTCCACCGGCATAGGCATAATCAACGGAATCGGTAACCTCGTCGGAGCTTTTGCGCCGGCTGTAATCGGCTGGATAGCGGGCGCCACCGGCAGCCTCCAAAGCGGCCTTCTCGTTGTGGTCGTCATGAGTATGATCGGGTCGCTCGCGCTTATCCCAATGGTGCGCTCTCATTAA